The following are from one region of the Acidobacteriota bacterium genome:
- the argC gene encoding N-acetyl-gamma-glutamyl-phosphate reductase: MRGGIQTAVVGATGYAGFELARLLARHPQLAQPLLLGREQDGREEANSAELADAFPHVSGNGHLPIEPFTWEKLASAGVEVLFLATPHQTSREMVPQAIARGLKVVDLSGAWRLNDPANRAVYGFHENGNADANEKLQQQAVYGLPELHRAELAGARLVANPGCYATSIILALAPLAQAGLLDAEHGVVCDAKSGVSGAGKAPTSKTHFVEVADNLSAYSVFGHRHTGEILEQLSLAAEQVVFTPHLLPIPRGILSTVYGKLAQPATEAEIDACFRVFYAGCPWVRVFGTKLPQIQYSLRTNFCDLGFALAPDGRRLVIVSCLDNLMKGAAGQAVQNLNLMFGWDEKAGLD; encoded by the coding sequence ATGCGCGGCGGCATCCAGACCGCGGTGGTCGGGGCCACCGGTTACGCGGGCTTTGAGCTTGCGCGCCTGCTCGCGCGCCATCCCCAACTCGCCCAGCCGCTGTTGCTGGGACGCGAGCAGGACGGGCGGGAAGAGGCGAACTCTGCCGAGTTGGCCGACGCCTTTCCCCATGTTTCCGGCAACGGACACCTGCCCATCGAACCCTTTACCTGGGAGAAGCTCGCGTCCGCCGGCGTCGAAGTGCTTTTTCTCGCCACGCCACACCAGACCTCGCGCGAGATGGTTCCACAGGCGATCGCGCGCGGCCTGAAGGTCGTGGACCTGAGCGGCGCATGGCGGTTGAACGATCCCGCGAACCGCGCCGTCTACGGCTTTCACGAGAATGGCAACGCGGACGCCAACGAAAAGCTGCAGCAGCAGGCGGTCTACGGATTGCCCGAGCTGCACCGCGCCGAACTGGCCGGCGCGCGGCTGGTCGCGAATCCGGGCTGCTATGCCACGTCGATCATCCTCGCGCTCGCGCCGCTGGCGCAGGCCGGTCTGCTCGACGCCGAACACGGCGTGGTGTGCGACGCGAAATCCGGCGTCTCCGGGGCGGGCAAGGCGCCCACCTCGAAGACGCACTTCGTCGAGGTCGCCGACAATCTCTCCGCGTACTCCGTCTTCGGACATCGCCACACCGGCGAGATACTCGAGCAGCTTTCGCTCGCCGCCGAGCAAGTCGTTTTTACGCCGCACCTGCTGCCCATCCCGCGCGGCATCCTCTCCACCGTTTACGGGAAGCTGGCGCAGCCGGCGACCGAGGCGGAGATCGATGCGTGCTTTCGCGTGTTTTATGCCGGATGCCCGTGGGTGCGCGTCTTTGGGACGAAGCTGCCGCAGATCCAGTATTCGCTGCGCACGAATTTCTGCGACCTCGGCTTCGCGCTCGCGCCCGACGGCCGCCGCTTGGTCATCGTTTCCTGCCTCGACAACCTGATGAAGGGCGCGGCCGGCCAGGCGGTGCAGAACCTGAACCTCATGTTCGGATGGGACGAGAAAGCGGGCCTCGACTGA
- a CDS encoding ArgR family transcriptional regulator yields MTKPARQSLIMEVLQVGPAPNQDELRKKLKKHGLTVTQATLSRDIHEMGLVKTPEGYSLPETIHPADPGLPSTLRLIREFVREVRVAQNLLVLKTSVGSAQPVAAALDGEQFPESIGTIAGDDSILIVSPDRKAANRLAERIREMLE; encoded by the coding sequence ATGACCAAACCAGCGCGGCAGTCTCTGATCATGGAAGTCCTGCAAGTTGGGCCTGCGCCCAACCAGGATGAGCTGCGCAAAAAGCTCAAGAAGCATGGACTCACCGTCACTCAGGCCACGCTCTCGCGCGATATCCACGAGATGGGCTTGGTCAAGACGCCAGAAGGCTACTCGCTTCCTGAGACCATCCACCCCGCCGATCCCGGGCTGCCTTCCACACTGCGCCTGATACGCGAGTTCGTGCGCGAGGTGCGCGTGGCGCAGAACCTGCTCGTGCTCAAGACCTCCGTGGGCAGCGCGCAGCCGGTTGCCGCCGCGCTCGATGGTGAGCAGTTCCCGGAATCGATCGGCACCATCGCCGGCGACGACTCCATCCTCATCGTTTCTCCGGACAGGAAGGCGGCGAACAGGCTGGCGGAACGCATCCGCGAGATGCTCGAGTAA